The nucleotide sequence TGTACCCTTTGAACCCGAATATATAAAACCAGACGGGTCGTTAAGGGATGATGCACCCGCCCTACAGCTTTCGGAAGTGGAAGAGGGGCAAGATTATGTGCTTCTTATCAGTACGGTTTCCGGGGCATGGCGTTACCTGATAGGGGATACCATAGCGTTCACCGATGTGGAAAGGGCGGAAATAAAGATCACAGGGCGGACCAAGTTCTTTTTGAATACCGTAGGTTCGCAACTTTCCGTAAATAAGTTGGATGATGGTGTACAAGGTTTGGAGGAAAAATTCGGGATCCGTATTCCCGAATATACCCTCTGTGCCAAACGGATAGAAGGGGAATTTTACCATTGTTGGTATTTAGGCACGGAAGATAAAACCGATGATCAAGAGTTGGCCCGTGCCTTGGATGCATCCCTTAAAAACGCCAATAAGAATTATAAAGTGGCCCGCTCAAAAGCGCTGAAGGGCGTGAAGGTCGTTTCGGTTCCGCCATCCGTATTCCATGACTGGAACGGCAAGAATAAAAAGAAGGGCGGACAAGTAAAGATGGAACGCGTTATGGGCGAAGAGAAGTTTGAAGAATGGGAAGCTTTTGTAAAATCGTAAGGCCCTGATTCGATTCGATATTAGGACCTTGGCCCGGAAGCTTCACGTTTTTTTACGATGGCCATTATTTCTTCGGGGGAAAGGTAGTAGCGGCGTATACGGGCTTTGTACTTTTCATCTATATCGGCATTTTCAAGAATGAACGTCTTGGTCTTTAGAATGTATTCGTGCATGCCATGGGCTACGGCAAAAGTGTCTGCAGCGCGTTCGGCTTCCTTGATATAGGCTCCTGAAAAATAATATTTGAGTCCGAACCAGATGAGGTTTAAGGTACTTCGTTCCCGATAATCCATCACGTGGCCCAGCTCATGGCCCAACCAGCCGATCATAATATCTTTTGGTACATCTTGGGTTAAAAACACTTGGTTTGAAATCTTTATGTGTTCACTGATCAGAATAACATAGGCCCGTTTTTTCCTTCCTTTGATGAGGCTGTTGAATTTCGGTTGGGCCCGCATGGTAGACTGTTTGACTTTCTTTACGATTTTAAAGGTAATAGGGGTGTCGGCCAGCTCGGGGTAATGGGAAAGGGCGATACCCGCCTCTTCCTTAATTGCGTCGGGAGCAAGGTGCTGTGCATGGAGTTGAACAAAGGCCATAAGGAATATACAGAGTTGAAAAGGATGCAAAATTGAAATACTATCGGTTTTAAATGACGGGTTAGCCTCAAGATATAAAACCCTTGAATATTTTGACCCCGTTTTTCTTAACCGGTCAATTATAATTCTAAAAACACACGCATTTTTGGCGGTAAAGGGGGATTTTTAGGTTTTAGGAGGGTACGTTGGTACCATTCGTTAAAACCATATACAGGCATGCATCTACAACGGACAAAAAGAAATATTTTTAGGGGGCTTCTCATGCTGCTGGCCTTTTTGGTGCTTGTGATTATCGGTGCCCAATGGATGGCCAAAGATGCCATAGCGGGTTTTTTGAAGAACGAATTGCCGTCCGGTATTCAATTGGATTATGAAGATATCGAGGTAAATGTGTTGACGGGTAGCGCCAAATTAAAAATGATAGCGTTAAAAGTGGGAACCCAAGATTCCCTACGGGACGGTACCGCCAAAATAAATGCCTTAGAGGTTGTCGGGCTGGGGTATTGGCAGTTTCTTGTCCATCAGAAAATCACCTTAAGGACTTTATACATTGAAAGGCCGATCCTGACCTATGGTTTGAAGGACAAGGAGAGTGATACGACCCGTAGGGGGAAGCATCCCTTAGGCAGCGTACAAGCGCTGGAGGTTGGTAGTATCAAGGTAGTGGACGGTGATGTTACACTCTATAAAGATCAAAGCGACAGTGTTGCCTTAAAGCTCGATTCGGTAAATATTGAAATCAGTGATGTGGCTACCGATGCGTCCCGTATCGTTACCAAGCTTCCGGTTACTTATTCCTCCCTTGGGTTTAGTGGGGCTTCCTTAATGGCCGACCTGGGCCCGTATGAAACTTTAGGGGTAAGTAAGGTCGAAATAAAGCATGGGGCGTTGGTCATCTCTGATTTGGCGCTAAAGTCGAAATATTCCAAAAAAGAATTGTCTTGGCATCTGCATAAGGAACATGACTTTATTGATTTAAAAATTCCCGAGCTCAGTTTTGAAAACATGGAATTGGGGTATAGTGAAAATAAATATAGGTTGCGTACTGGGATAGCGGTCATGAAGGGGCCTGACCTCGAACTGTATCGGGATAAGCTCTTGCCCGATGATACCGAACGGAAAAAATTATATAGCGAGGCGCTTCGTGAGCTCCCCATACAATTGGATATACCCAAGATAGAGATAAGCGGGGGGCATATTGCCTATAGTGAACGGGTCAATACGGAAACCGCTCCGGGGAAAATTAATTTCGCCGAAGTGAGTGCCCAAATCCTCCATGTGCAGAACATTCCGGGCAAGAAGGTGAAAACAAGTGTGGAGGCCAAGGCCTTATTAATGAACGAAGCGCCTATTACCCTCAACTGGTCTTTTGATACCCAGAAGAAATCGGATGCCTTTTTGGCTTCCGGAACGGTAAAGGGGTTTAACCCGAAGAACCTGAATCCCTTTTTGGAATCCAATCTACGGGTGAGGGCCCGGGGCGACATTCAAGAACTGTATTTTACGGTGAGTGGGGACGCCGTATCTTCCTTAGGGGATATGAAGATGAAATATGAGGATTTTGAGTTTTCCGTTTTAAAAAAGGACCGCTTGCGCATCAATAAATTATTGACGGCCATAGGAAAGGTTTTTGTAAACGATGGGTCGAACACCGATGAAAACGGATATCGTTACGGTGGCATAGAGGCCCAAAGAGATCCTACCAAGTCCTTTTTTAATTACCTATGGTTAAATGTGAGCGATGGGCTGACTTCCACCATTATCGGCAACGGAAAGAACGAAAGGAGAAAAAAATAATTTTTTTGGGCTAAGGAGGCACACGGTAAAGTCATAGTTTAAAGGTATCATAAACTAAAACACGGAAAAATGGGAGTTATATCAAAAGACAAAAAGAAAATCACCTTATATTATAATTCGGAGAATTCAATAGGTAAGCAGACCTATGCCTACGTTGAATCCGCGGATGAAGATATATTGGCGATAGACATATCAAAAACAAAGGTGACCGGTACCCAATGGGCGGAGATTGCCCATAGTATGAACCGGCCCGTAGGAAGTCTTGTAAACCAAGACCACCCTGATTTTAAGGAAAAATACGGTGACCAAAAGGTAGACCTCAACGAACATGATTGGTTGCGGGTATTGGAAAAGTCGCCATCTACCTTGGCGTATCCCGTCGTTATAAAGGGCGACCGCTTTATTCCGATAAAAAACCCATCGGATTTTGTGAAGTTCTTAGACGATGATAGTGCAGGAATAGATAAACCCTACTCATAACCGTTTAGGTCAAAAACAGAATTTTTTGCGCCAAACTATGAAGGGGAACCTGCTTAACTTTAGGTATAGTTTAAAAGAAGTAGAATCTTAAAAATAAAGAAAATGAACCAAGAACAATTAGAAGGTAAGTGGAAGCAAGTAAAAGGAAAAATTAAACAGAAATATGGAAATTTGACCGATGACGATGTCACCTATTCAGAAGGTAAATTCGACGAAATGTTGGGTAGGGTACAAGAAAAGATCGGAAAGGGCAAAGAAGAATTGAAAGAGGAAATTGCCAGTTGGTAACACAAGTCAATACCAATCGAAATAAGAAGGCCTGGGCATTTAAGTCCGGGCCTTTTTTTTATTCCCTATGGTAGTTTTTATCGGGTATGGCCGTGAAAAATGCGCCCGTTTCGGTATCTGCCGACGGTCCATAGGCCATAAGGAAGGTGCCTTTAATAGCATCGTTCGTTTCAATAATGTAGAGAATGGAGAGGTCTTCGGGGTCGCTCATGCCCTCATATCTGATTTCCTTGACGATGGTTATCTCTTGAGGGGTATAACCCTTGTGTGTTTCAAGATCGACCAAGGTACCGGCTTCATAGCGGAATCGGCGGGTGTATCCTTTTTTTTCATAAGCGTTCATGGCGTCCATTTCATGCTTGGCGTATTCACTGTCCATAATGTTAGGTATTAAGGTGAAACAAAAAGAGGATGGCCGCATAACCATCCTCTACAAGTAAAAGTTTATATCGTGATCGGTTCTATATCTTCTTGCGGCCCATAATCAAACTGATTATGAAAAGTACTATAAAGATAAAGAATAAAATCTTGGCAATACTAGCAGCTCCGGCGGCAATTCCCCCAAATCCGAAAATTCCTGCGATTATGGCTAATATGATAAATATAACGGTCCAACGTAACATAGTTTTTGGTTTTAAGATTACTGTTCATTTGTCATCGGCAAGGGTTGTCTTGCTCCATGTTTTACAAATGTCCCAAAAGGTGTGTATACCGCTTAGCTGAATTAGATATAAAAATAACCGTATGCCTTAATTAACAGGGAGTATAGGAAGGGGTTACCATCTATTCTAGAAATAATTCCAGAGGGCCACGGCTCCATTATACGAGATGATGATGGAGAAGAACAGTGCCGCTGTGAGTCCAATATTAAGCAATGCGGTCGCCTTGTGTTCCTTCATGAGTTTTTTGTTGTTGCACAACAGTATGATGCCAAGGATCACGAGGGGAAGCACAAATACGTTGAAGACCTGTGAAACAATCTGCATCTGGATCGGGTTGGCCCCGAATACGGGTACGATCAAGGCGAATAAACAGGCAATGGCGGTAATGATCTTAAATTGTTTTGAGGTCGTGTCCAATTCTCCCGATTGGTAATCGGCAAGTAGAATAGGGGCAATGAGCAAACAGGGGAAAATAGAAGATAGCCCCGCACTTAATGTACCAAAAAAGAAAAGGGTCAATGCAAATTTGCCCGCCACCGGCTCAAGGGTGTTTACCATGTCGAGCACCTTGGTCACGGGTTGTCCTTGATGAAAAAGGGCTCCACAGGCAACGGCCATGACCGAAGCACTGATGATAAAGACCAAAGAGGCCGCTATAATGGAATCTCTCTTTTGTTGTTTTAGGTTCTTGATGGTCCATCCCTTTCCTTTAACGAACAAGGGGCGTGATAAAAACGTTGCCGCGGCCATGGTGGTTCCAACAAAGGCAGCGACCATCATTCCTCCTCCCTCGACCTTTGGAACGGTCGGTATAAGTCCTTTGGCCACTTCTATGGGAAGGGGGTATACCATGAATAGGGACACTAAAAATGAGAGTCCCATTATAGTAACGAAAATCACCAGTATCTTTTCGAAAAAGGTATACTTACCGATAAGCAGAAAATAGTACATGACAATAATGACCACAACGGCAATGGTGAGGACCAATTCATATTGATAAGCCGCCAGGGCTGGAAAATAGATGAGGAATATCTCAAAGATGATATTGGCCGAGATACCAAGAATGCCCATAAGCGAGTTCCATTGGCCGAAAGAAACCCCCAAAATAATCAGTATGGCAATGGGTTTGCCCCATTTTAGGTGTTTTTTAAACGCATAGAGGGCGGTTTCGCCTGTTACCAAAGCATAATTGCCATAGGCGAACATGAGCATGCCCGAAAAAACGCAGCTTAGGACCAAGACCCATAATAGCTGCATACCATAGGTACTTCCCGCAACGATCATAGAGGTGACGCTTCCCGTGCCAATAGTGTATCCGATGGCAAAGATACCAGGGCCAAAGGCCAGTACCATAGCAAGAATCTTTTTTAGCAAGCCCGGTTTCTCTTCAAGCATTGTTTCAAATATTTTAAAAGTTTGTTTATGGCTATTGCCCAATAGCGGCCACCGGTTTACACTTCTCCGGATAGAATTTTGTTGAAATCGTACGATTCGGGGTCGGGAAGATAGGCCTTGGCCGCTTCGTAGTCGCTCTCTTCGATATAGTGCATGTTCTGAAAGAAGAGCCTCGCAAATTCAGAGTCTACCTCCACTAGCCGGGGGGCTATTTTGCCGTCTTCACCTTGTAGGTCTTCCAAAAACAGGGGAGTGACCTCGCCACGGGAGTTCGCCGTAACGATACAGCCGCTAAGGCCTTGGTCAAATAGCTTTTTAACGCCAATTCCCAAGAGCGTACAGAGCGTAAGGTCAAAACCTATGGGTCTGCAACAGCGGAGTTCATAGCCAAGCTCTACGGGCCTACTTTTTATATGGATGCCCAGTTCCTTCAATTTTACCTGAACGAGCATATTAAAGATGTGTGACTTGCTCACGTTGCCCAATTCAGGATGGCCGTGGTCGTCATAGGTGAAGTTGATACCACAATGATCGAGCTCACTGTCGGGCATGATGTGGAAGACCCCTTCACTTACCAGGGCAACACCGTAGTTGATGTTTTTTATCTTTCGTTTTACAATAGACGATATGATCAAGCGTACCACCTTGTCAAAAGTAATGGGGGTCTGGTTGAACATTTCGGGGATGACCATCATCGGAAAATGGCAACTGGCAGCGATACCGAAGGCCAAATGGCCCGCCGAGCGCCCCATGGTAGACATTACGAACCAGTTTTGGCTCGTACGTGCATCTTCGTATGTGGTATTACCGATACGTACTCCTTCGTCTTTGGCCGAATGAAATCCAAAAGTTGGGTTTCGGTCGGGCAAGGGCAAATCGTTATCTATGGTTTTGGGCACATGTATGTTCGAGATCGATATGTTCTCTTTTAACAGGTACCCTGTAATTCTGTTGGCCGTAGAGGCGGTGTCGTCACCGCCAATACTGACCAACAGTTTTACATTGTTATCGGAAAAAAGTTTCGTATTTATCTTTTCGTCGCTCGGTTTGAACCTACTCATGATCAAAGTAGATCCGCCACGACTAAAAATACGATCGGCATGTGCAAAATCGAATTCCTTGATTTGCGGTTCTTCGGAAAAAATACCTTTAAAACCTTCGTGAAGGCCAAGTACGCGGTAGCCATCTTTGAGAAAAATTTTAGCTACGGTGCTTATAACGGCATTGATGCCCGGTGCGGGACCTCCGCCACAAATGATCAGTATCGACTTTTTAGAAGCCATCTTTTTTATTTTAAAAAATTACCGCGCTACCCTTCCGGAAGCGTCGCCACCCATTAATTTCTCTACTTCGCTTACCGTAACCAAATTGGCATCACCTTTAATGGTGTGCTTTAAACAAGATGCGGCCACGGCAAAATCGAGGGCATTTTGGTCGTCTTCGGGGTATTGCAAAAGACCGTATATCAATCCACCCATAAAAGAATCGCCACCACCTACGCGGTCTACGATATCGGTAATCTGATACTGTCGGGTCTCGTACATTTTTTTACCATCGTAAAGTACACCGGCCCATGTGTTGTGCGATGCGGATATGGAGCCCCTTAAAGTGGTTATCACTTTTTTGGCTTTCGGGAACTTTTTCATCATTTGTTTACAGACCGATAGAAAAGCCTCGGCCTTTACCTCACTGCCTTGTTTGTGCACGTCAAGTCCTTCAGGATGGATCCCGAAATGTTTTTCGGCATCTTCCTCGTTGCCCAAGATAATGTCGCAGTAGGAGGTAAGCTCGGTCATTATGGCCTCGCGGTCACCACCATAGTTCCAGAGCTTGGCCCTGTAGTTCAGGTCGGTGGAAATGGTAATGCCCATATCGCTGGCCACTTTTACGGCCTCCAAACAAACATCGGCGGCACTCTGTGAAATGGCAGGGGTAATGCCCGTCCAATGGAACCATCCGGCTCCTTCAAAGACTTTTTTCCAGTCGATCATTCCTGGTTCAATTTCGGAAATGGCCGAATGGGCACGGTCGTAGACTACCTTGCTTCCTCGGCTTACGGCACCGGTTTCCAAAAAATAGATTCCGAGACGGTCGCCACCAAAAATAATGTTTTGGGTGTTGACGCCCCTTTTTCGCATTTCCATCAAGGCGCATTCACCGATGTCGTTTTTGGGCAAACGGGTAACAAAATCTACCGGAACCCCGTAATTGGCGAGTGATACCGCGACATTGGATTCGCCACCACCGTAAACAACGTCAAAGCTGTTGGCCTGTGAGAAGCGTAAGAATCCTGGAGGTGCTAAACGGAGCATGATCTCTCCGAAGGTTACTACTTTTTTCATTTTAAATCGTGTTACTATATTACTGTTTTTAAGTGCTATTTTAGATATAAGCGGTTAGATTCCTAAAGCTTGCCCACCCCCAATTTGTATGGTTTCGGCGGTAATGAATTTTGCATCGCTGCTTGCTAGGAAAGATACTACACCGGCTACATCTTCGGGTTGACCTAATCTGCCCAGCATAATGCTGTTGGCCCATGAAGCAAAAACTTCGGGCTTGGTAGCTTTGATCTGTGCGTGAAATGGGGTGTCTATGGTACCTGGGGATACTGCATTTACCCGAATCCCATATTCGGCCAAATCTTTAGCCAATGCTTTGGTAATAGTGTTAACACCCGCTTTCGAGGTTCCGTAGATTCCCGCTCCAGGTCCACCAGCGGTCCAAGCTGCATTTGAAGTATAATTTATGATAGAAGCGCCTTCTCCTTTTTTTAGATAAGGAATAGCCGCCCGTGAGGCAAAAAAGGTAGAATCTAGATTCAGTGCCATTACCGATCGGTAAAACTCCGTAGTCATTTCCTCAAATCTTGATCGACCTCCTAGACCTCCGGCATTGTTTACAAGGGTATCTATTTTCCCGTATTTCTCGCCAATTGCCTTAATATTCTTGGTGACGGCTTCCTCATTGGTAACATCAAAACTATAATATTCAGCTTCAATACCTTCTGAAGTAAGTTCCTTTACCCTTTCTGCGCCGGCTTCATCGTCTATACCATTTAAAATAACGGTATACCCATCTTGCCCTAATCTTTTTGCTACGGCAAAACCTATTCCACCTGTTGCTCCTGTTATTACTGCTACTTTTCTTTTCATTTGTATGTTAGTTACTGTTAATGATTTTTTTTTTGATTAAACTGACTCAAGTTCTACGGGGCGTATCCGCTTTATCAATCCATAGATCGATAGTACCGCTAGGGGAGCCAGTACGGCAATTACAATAAATGCGGGAGTATATGATACTGATGCTATCATTGGAATCAAAGAGTTCATAATGATGACCGAGACAGCTGCCACGGTACCGGCCAAACCGGCCAAGGTGCCCACGGAGGGTCCGCGGAACAGGTCGCTTGAAATGGTCTGGATATTACCAATGGCAAACTGAAATCCGAAGAGTACGACAGCCACGATATAGATAAAGGTCATCGGATTCTTTTCGGTTACCAGGAATATGATGCCCAACAAGCCTAAGAAAATCAATGCGCCCCCAATGGTTATGGTAATCTTTCTCGCGGCATCCACCGTTTTGGTTTCCATTAATTTACCGCTGTACCAGCCGCCGACAATACTTCCTGCCATACCGCCCAAATACGAGATCCAAATAGTAGATCCTATTTCTTCGATACTGAAACCGAACTTCGAGTTGAGGTAGAGTGGCATCCATCCTACAAAGAGCCACCATATCGGTTCGATGAAAAAACGGGACATGAGTACGCCCCAAGATTCCTTATAACTCAATATTTTAAGTACCGAAAGTCCTTTTTCCTTCTTCTCTGGCGAACTAAAGGCAATTTGATCGGCAAGGATGATCTTTTGTTCTTCTTCGGTGATCCAAGGGTGGTTTTCAGGCTTGGCCTTGTTGATAACCAACCAAGGAATGACCCAAAGCAAGCCGATGGCACCGATGATGATAAAGGTGGTGCGCCAGCCGAAATGCCCGTATAGATAGGCGATAAGTACCGGGGCGATAACACTTCCTAGTGAAGCTCCCGCGTTAAAAATACCTTGTGCAATGGCCCGCTGTTTAACGGGGAACCATTCACCGTTGCTCTTTACCGCTCCTGGCCAGTTTCCGGCTTCTCCCAAGCCCAACATGGCCCTGAAGAGCGTTAATGAAACCAAACCTCTGGCGAAAGCATGGAAAATTGATGCTACGGACCACACAACTATGGAGACCACAAAACCCATACGGGTGCCGATGATATCATAGAGCTTGCCCGATAAAAACTTACCGGCGGCATAGGTGATCATAAAAACATTGAGCATTATGGCGTAGTCGGACTCGTCCATACCCAAATCTTTACCCATTTCAGGCCACATAACACCAAAAGCGGTACGGTCTATATAGTTAATGACCGTTGCCAAACAAATTAGGGCGATAACCCACCATCTTAAACCTTTGACTTTCATCTTCGTTCTTTTAAATTATTCATTGTATTTAGGCAGACGAATAGCAGGCCTAGTCCTTTGGGGATAGGCAATAAGCAATTCAGGATACCTGTATTTAAGGGACTTAAATACGTATTATGTAAATAGGATATGGCATGGGCGGCTTAGCCGTCTACCTTCATAGGATAAGTTGTTTTTTAGTATTATTAGTCTTCCCTTCAGTATTTGAGATCAGGATAAATCGTGCACTTTTATCCTTTTCCAATTTTAATTTTACGGTCTTTGCCATAGATGTAATCGTACAATTTGCTAAAGTGCAATTTCATCTTTTCCTTGGCGAGTTGTGGGTTTTGGTCCTTAATGGCCATATAGATGTCTTCATGCTTTTTTACCTCTGCCAAGGCTACATCGCCATCACAAACGCGATCTTGGTCATAGGCCACGATAATCTCGGGGGTAATCAATAGCATGAGGGTGTTCATGGTGCTGTTCTTGCTTGCCGAAGCGATCGCCAAATGAAAGAGTAAATCTTCTTCAAGGCAATCATCACCGGCTATCATTTTTGTTTTGTAGGCATTAAAGGCCTGTTTAAGGCGTTCTAAGTCTTCCTCGGTTCTTCTGAGGGCCGCTAATTTTACGGTTTTGAGTTCAAGTAAAATACGGGTTTCGACCAGTGATTTAAAATCTTGCTCTTCCAAGCTAAGAATATCGTCGATCATACCGTTCATGGCAATTTGGCCAATATTGGCGATGAAAGTCCCGCTTTGGGGTTTAGAATTCAATATGCCGTAGAATTCCAATTTTTGAATGGCTTCGCGAACGTTACTTCTGCTAACACCGAACTTTTCTGAGAGTACCCGCTCGGCAGGTAGTTTATCCCCAGGTTCAAGGTTTTTGTAATTGATAAGATCACGAATCTTGGCGATGATCCC is from Zobellia galactanivorans and encodes:
- a CDS encoding DUF1328 family protein, with protein sequence MLRWTVIFIILAIIAGIFGFGGIAAGAASIAKILFFIFIVLFIISLIMGRKKI
- a CDS encoding FadR/GntR family transcriptional regulator yields the protein MKLEILTKHENRDIQNGIIAKIRDLINYKNLEPGDKLPAERVLSEKFGVSRSNVREAIQKLEFYGILNSKPQSGTFIANIGQIAMNGMIDDILSLEEQDFKSLVETRILLELKTVKLAALRRTEEDLERLKQAFNAYKTKMIAGDDCLEEDLLFHLAIASASKNSTMNTLMLLITPEIIVAYDQDRVCDGDVALAEVKKHEDIYMAIKDQNPQLAKEKMKLHFSKLYDYIYGKDRKIKIGKG
- a CDS encoding M48 family metalloprotease, with amino-acid sequence MAFVQLHAQHLAPDAIKEEAGIALSHYPELADTPITFKIVKKVKQSTMRAQPKFNSLIKGRKKRAYVILISEHIKISNQVFLTQDVPKDIMIGWLGHELGHVMDYRERSTLNLIWFGLKYYFSGAYIKEAERAADTFAVAHGMHEYILKTKTFILENADIDEKYKARIRRYYLSPEEIMAIVKKREASGPRS
- a CDS encoding sugar kinase, yielding MKKVVTFGEIMLRLAPPGFLRFSQANSFDVVYGGGESNVAVSLANYGVPVDFVTRLPKNDIGECALMEMRKRGVNTQNIIFGGDRLGIYFLETGAVSRGSKVVYDRAHSAISEIEPGMIDWKKVFEGAGWFHWTGITPAISQSAADVCLEAVKVASDMGITISTDLNYRAKLWNYGGDREAIMTELTSYCDIILGNEEDAEKHFGIHPEGLDVHKQGSEVKAEAFLSVCKQMMKKFPKAKKVITTLRGSISASHNTWAGVLYDGKKMYETRQYQITDIVDRVGGGDSFMGGLIYGLLQYPEDDQNALDFAVAASCLKHTIKGDANLVTVSEVEKLMGGDASGRVAR
- a CDS encoding CsbD family protein, whose protein sequence is MNQEQLEGKWKQVKGKIKQKYGNLTDDDVTYSEGKFDEMLGRVQEKIGKGKEELKEEIASW
- a CDS encoding 6-phosphofructokinase — translated: MASKKSILIICGGGPAPGINAVISTVAKIFLKDGYRVLGLHEGFKGIFSEEPQIKEFDFAHADRIFSRGGSTLIMSRFKPSDEKINTKLFSDNNVKLLVSIGGDDTASTANRITGYLLKENISISNIHVPKTIDNDLPLPDRNPTFGFHSAKDEGVRIGNTTYEDARTSQNWFVMSTMGRSAGHLAFGIAASCHFPMMVIPEMFNQTPITFDKVVRLIISSIVKRKIKNINYGVALVSEGVFHIMPDSELDHCGINFTYDDHGHPELGNVSKSHIFNMLVQVKLKELGIHIKSRPVELGYELRCCRPIGFDLTLCTLLGIGVKKLFDQGLSGCIVTANSRGEVTPLFLEDLQGEDGKIAPRLVEVDSEFARLFFQNMHYIEESDYEAAKAYLPDPESYDFNKILSGEV
- a CDS encoding NRAMP family divalent metal transporter produces the protein MLEEKPGLLKKILAMVLAFGPGIFAIGYTIGTGSVTSMIVAGSTYGMQLLWVLVLSCVFSGMLMFAYGNYALVTGETALYAFKKHLKWGKPIAILIILGVSFGQWNSLMGILGISANIIFEIFLIYFPALAAYQYELVLTIAVVVIIVMYYFLLIGKYTFFEKILVIFVTIMGLSFLVSLFMVYPLPIEVAKGLIPTVPKVEGGGMMVAAFVGTTMAAATFLSRPLFVKGKGWTIKNLKQQKRDSIIAASLVFIISASVMAVACGALFHQGQPVTKVLDMVNTLEPVAGKFALTLFFFGTLSAGLSSIFPCLLIAPILLADYQSGELDTTSKQFKIITAIACLFALIVPVFGANPIQMQIVSQVFNVFVLPLVILGIILLCNNKKLMKEHKATALLNIGLTAALFFSIIISYNGAVALWNYF
- a CDS encoding SDR family NAD(P)-dependent oxidoreductase, translating into MKRKVAVITGATGGIGFAVAKRLGQDGYTVILNGIDDEAGAERVKELTSEGIEAEYYSFDVTNEEAVTKNIKAIGEKYGKIDTLVNNAGGLGGRSRFEEMTTEFYRSVMALNLDSTFFASRAAIPYLKKGEGASIINYTSNAAWTAGGPGAGIYGTSKAGVNTITKALAKDLAEYGIRVNAVSPGTIDTPFHAQIKATKPEVFASWANSIMLGRLGQPEDVAGVVSFLASSDAKFITAETIQIGGGQALGI
- a CDS encoding MFS transporter, which encodes MKVKGLRWWVIALICLATVINYIDRTAFGVMWPEMGKDLGMDESDYAIMLNVFMITYAAGKFLSGKLYDIIGTRMGFVVSIVVWSVASIFHAFARGLVSLTLFRAMLGLGEAGNWPGAVKSNGEWFPVKQRAIAQGIFNAGASLGSVIAPVLIAYLYGHFGWRTTFIIIGAIGLLWVIPWLVINKAKPENHPWITEEEQKIILADQIAFSSPEKKEKGLSVLKILSYKESWGVLMSRFFIEPIWWLFVGWMPLYLNSKFGFSIEEIGSTIWISYLGGMAGSIVGGWYSGKLMETKTVDAARKITITIGGALIFLGLLGIIFLVTEKNPMTFIYIVAVVLFGFQFAIGNIQTISSDLFRGPSVGTLAGLAGTVAAVSVIIMNSLIPMIASVSYTPAFIVIAVLAPLAVLSIYGLIKRIRPVELESV
- a CDS encoding arsenate reductase family protein, with translation MGVISKDKKKITLYYNSENSIGKQTYAYVESADEDILAIDISKTKVTGTQWAEIAHSMNRPVGSLVNQDHPDFKEKYGDQKVDLNEHDWLRVLEKSPSTLAYPVVIKGDRFIPIKNPSDFVKFLDDDSAGIDKPYS